One genomic segment of Pandoraea sputorum includes these proteins:
- the rpe gene encoding ribulose-phosphate 3-epimerase encodes MTQFCIAPSILSADFARLGEEVRNVVAAGADWIHFDVMDNHYVPNLTIGPMVCEAIRPHVDVPIDVHLMVRPVDRIVPDFAKAGANLITFHPEASEHVDRTLSLIRDNGCKAGLVFNPGTPLHYLDHVMDRLDMVLIMSVNPGFGGQSFIPEALNKLRAVRARIDAYTAETGREIRLEIDGGVKVDNIAEIAAAGADTFVAGSAIFGKPDYKAVIDQMRAQLASVA; translated from the coding sequence ATGACGCAATTCTGTATCGCCCCCAGCATCCTGTCCGCCGACTTTGCCCGGCTGGGCGAAGAAGTCCGTAACGTCGTGGCGGCGGGCGCCGACTGGATTCACTTCGACGTGATGGACAACCATTACGTTCCCAACCTGACGATCGGCCCGATGGTCTGCGAAGCCATTCGCCCGCACGTGGACGTGCCCATCGACGTGCACCTGATGGTGCGCCCGGTCGACCGCATCGTGCCCGACTTCGCCAAGGCCGGTGCCAATCTGATCACGTTCCACCCGGAAGCCTCGGAACACGTGGACCGCACGCTGAGCCTGATTCGCGACAACGGCTGCAAGGCCGGTCTCGTCTTCAACCCGGGCACCCCGCTGCATTATCTCGATCACGTGATGGATCGCCTGGACATGGTGCTCATCATGTCGGTCAACCCCGGTTTCGGTGGCCAGTCGTTCATTCCGGAAGCACTCAACAAGCTGCGCGCCGTGCGCGCCCGTATCGACGCGTACACCGCCGAGACCGGTCGTGAGATCCGTCTCGAGATCGACGGCGGCGTGAAGGTCGACAACATCGCCGAAATCGCGGCGGCAGGCGCGGACACGTTCGTCGCCGGTTCGGCCATCTTCGGCAAACCCGACTACAAGGCGGTAATCGATCAGATGCGTGCCCAACTCGCGAGCGTCGCATGA
- a CDS encoding phosphoglycolate phosphatase, with translation MIQNPHLQLDGIRAVLIDLDGTLVDTAGDFGVALNAMLADLGAEPVPVERLMTFVGKGTANLVRKTLAERFPESDIDALFERAQDKYEAVYTSINGENTVLYPEVREGLAALREAGLPVACITNKQHRFAVDLLAHYGLGDQFDLVYGGDSWPKRKPDPMPLVKACEAFGVTPAQTVLVGDSGNDAQAARAAGCRSLTVPYGYNHGESIQTIDTDGIVASILGAARAILPKATSALAN, from the coding sequence ATGATCCAGAATCCGCATCTTCAACTGGACGGCATCCGCGCGGTGCTGATCGACCTCGACGGTACGCTCGTCGACACCGCAGGCGACTTCGGCGTCGCATTGAACGCCATGCTCGCCGACCTTGGCGCCGAACCGGTGCCGGTCGAACGTCTGATGACGTTCGTCGGCAAGGGCACAGCCAACCTCGTGCGCAAGACACTCGCCGAGCGCTTCCCCGAGTCGGACATCGACGCGCTGTTCGAGCGTGCGCAAGACAAGTACGAAGCCGTCTACACGTCGATCAACGGCGAGAACACGGTGCTCTATCCCGAAGTGCGCGAAGGGCTGGCCGCGTTGCGCGAAGCCGGTCTGCCGGTGGCCTGCATCACGAACAAGCAGCATCGCTTCGCGGTCGACCTGCTCGCACACTACGGCCTGGGCGATCAGTTCGACCTCGTGTACGGTGGCGACTCGTGGCCCAAGCGCAAGCCGGACCCGATGCCGCTCGTCAAAGCGTGTGAAGCGTTCGGTGTGACGCCTGCGCAAACGGTGCTCGTCGGCGACTCAGGTAACGACGCGCAGGCCGCCCGTGCTGCGGGCTGCCGCTCGCTCACGGTGCCGTACGGCTACAACCATGGCGAATCTATACAAACGATCGACACGGATGGTATAGTCGCCTCAATTCTGGGCGCAGCCCGGGCGATTCTGCCCAAGGCGACGTCCGCACTGGCGAACTGA
- the trpE gene encoding anthranilate synthase component I: MTELEFKSLANQGFNRIPLIAEAFADLDTPLSLYLKLALGDRRGANTFLLESVVGGERFGRYSFIGLSAHTLLRSFGPKTEVVRDGTIVETHEGDPLEFITQFQARFKVALRPGMPRFCGGLAGYFGYDAVRYIEKKLAHTAPRDDLNLPDIQLLLTEELAVIDNLTGKLYLIIYADPTQPEAYSKARLRLRELRARLKAPVDAPVTSGSVRTETFREFAKPDYLAAVAKAKEAIAAGELMQVQVGQRLIKPYRDAPLSLYRALRSLNPSPYMYFYNFGDFQVVGASPEILVRQERRQTPDGEHEIVTIRPLAGTRPRGATPERDAELAKELLGDPKEIAEHVMLIDLARNDVGRIAQTGTVEVTDKMVIEKYSHVQHIVSSVEGRLQPGLSNIDVLRATFPAGTLTGAPKVRAMELIDELEPVKRGLYGGAVGYLSFGGEMDVAIAIRTGVVKDGNLYVQAAAGIVADSVPESEWQETENKARAVLRAAEQVQDGLDAEY, encoded by the coding sequence ATGACCGAACTCGAATTCAAATCGCTGGCCAACCAGGGCTTCAACCGTATTCCGCTGATCGCCGAAGCCTTTGCCGATCTCGACACCCCGCTGTCGCTTTATCTCAAGCTGGCGTTGGGCGACCGTCGCGGTGCGAACACTTTCCTGCTGGAGTCCGTCGTCGGGGGCGAGCGCTTTGGCCGCTACTCCTTCATCGGCCTGTCCGCCCACACGCTGCTGCGCAGCTTCGGCCCGAAGACCGAAGTCGTGCGCGACGGCACCATCGTCGAGACGCATGAGGGCGATCCGCTCGAATTCATCACCCAGTTCCAGGCGCGCTTCAAAGTGGCGCTGCGCCCCGGCATGCCGCGTTTCTGCGGTGGCCTCGCCGGTTACTTCGGCTACGACGCCGTGCGCTACATCGAGAAGAAGCTCGCGCACACCGCACCGCGCGACGACCTGAATCTGCCGGACATCCAGTTGCTGCTCACCGAAGAACTCGCCGTGATCGACAACCTGACCGGCAAGCTCTACCTCATCATCTATGCGGACCCCACGCAGCCGGAAGCCTATTCGAAGGCACGCCTGCGTCTGCGCGAGCTGCGCGCGCGCCTGAAAGCACCGGTCGACGCCCCCGTCACGTCCGGTAGCGTGCGCACCGAGACCTTCCGCGAATTCGCCAAGCCGGACTATCTGGCCGCCGTCGCCAAAGCGAAGGAAGCCATCGCCGCCGGTGAACTGATGCAGGTGCAGGTCGGCCAGCGCCTCATCAAGCCGTACCGCGACGCCCCCCTCTCGCTTTATCGCGCGCTGCGCTCGCTCAACCCGTCGCCGTATATGTACTTCTACAACTTCGGCGACTTCCAGGTCGTGGGCGCATCGCCGGAGATTCTGGTGCGTCAGGAACGTCGTCAGACGCCCGACGGCGAACACGAGATCGTGACGATTCGTCCGCTCGCCGGCACGCGTCCTCGCGGCGCGACGCCCGAGCGCGACGCCGAACTGGCGAAGGAGTTGCTTGGCGATCCGAAGGAAATTGCCGAACACGTGATGCTGATCGATCTGGCTCGCAACGACGTGGGCCGCATCGCGCAAACCGGCACCGTCGAAGTCACCGACAAGATGGTCATCGAGAAGTACTCGCACGTGCAGCACATCGTGAGTTCGGTGGAAGGCCGTCTGCAACCGGGTCTGTCGAACATCGACGTGCTGCGCGCCACCTTCCCGGCGGGCACGCTCACCGGCGCACCGAAAGTGCGTGCGATGGAGCTGATCGACGAACTCGAACCGGTCAAGCGCGGCCTCTACGGCGGTGCAGTGGGCTACCTGTCGTTCGGCGGTGAAATGGACGTGGCCATCGCGATTCGCACCGGCGTGGTGAAGGACGGCAATCTGTACGTGCAGGCCGCCGCCGGCATCGTGGCCGACTCGGTGCCCGAATCGGAATGGCAAGAGACGGAGAACAAGGCGCGCGCCGTGCTACGTGCGGCCGAACAGGTGCAGGACGGACTCGACGCAGAGTACTGA
- a CDS encoding efflux transporter outer membrane subunit, with the protein MAPTYERPAAPVANVWTPDVSASPATATVQPASALDWREYFADPQLRSFIDTALANNRDLRVALARVEQARAVYGIQRADLFPSAGIGASGTRQRLPGDLSLTGNPYISSQYQVGLGLSTWELDFWGRIRNLKDAALDDYLASDASRRALELSLISQVAQTWLSLREFDERIALAQQTVDSRAESLRIFTRREQVGSTSKLDLTEVTTLWQQARALVTQLEQQRAAQAHALQVLVGVPIDTSPQALDRTVDDASLMRELDPGLPSSLLEDRPDIIAAEYQLRAAHANIGAARAAFFPQITLTGSVGTASSALDGLFKAGSAAWTFTPSINIPIFQGGRLVNNLDLAEARRVESVANYEKTIQGAFRDVADALSARRWLAEQVTILQATQDAQAERARLAKLRYDHGAAAFLEVLDAQRDLLAIEQTTVQTRRALLSARVSLYTALGGGSRLMPAADTPSGLFGQTPRVVEPSPGPANAAPTVQ; encoded by the coding sequence ATGGCGCCCACTTACGAGCGCCCCGCCGCCCCTGTCGCCAATGTGTGGACGCCGGATGTCAGCGCCTCGCCCGCCACGGCAACGGTGCAGCCCGCATCCGCGCTCGACTGGCGTGAGTACTTCGCCGATCCGCAGCTACGTAGCTTCATCGACACCGCCCTCGCGAACAATCGCGATCTGCGCGTCGCGTTAGCGCGTGTGGAACAGGCCCGCGCGGTGTACGGCATTCAACGTGCCGATCTATTTCCTTCCGCAGGCATCGGCGCGAGCGGCACACGGCAACGTCTGCCCGGCGACCTGAGCCTGACCGGCAATCCCTACATCAGCAGCCAGTATCAGGTCGGCCTTGGCCTGTCGACATGGGAGCTGGACTTCTGGGGTCGTATCCGCAATCTAAAAGACGCCGCGCTCGACGACTACCTTGCATCCGACGCCTCGCGCCGCGCACTGGAACTCAGCCTGATCTCGCAAGTTGCGCAGACGTGGCTGAGTCTGCGCGAATTCGACGAACGCATCGCGCTCGCGCAGCAAACGGTCGACAGCCGCGCCGAGTCGCTGCGTATCTTCACGCGACGCGAGCAAGTCGGCTCGACGTCGAAGCTCGATCTCACGGAGGTGACCACGCTCTGGCAACAAGCGCGGGCGCTCGTCACCCAACTCGAACAGCAGCGCGCAGCGCAGGCTCACGCGTTGCAGGTGCTTGTCGGCGTGCCCATCGACACCTCACCGCAAGCGCTCGATCGCACGGTCGACGATGCCAGCCTGATGCGCGAGCTCGACCCCGGCTTACCGTCCTCGTTGCTGGAGGATCGTCCGGACATCATCGCGGCGGAGTATCAACTGCGAGCAGCGCATGCCAACATCGGCGCAGCCCGCGCCGCGTTCTTCCCGCAGATCACGCTGACGGGCTCCGTCGGCACGGCAAGCAGCGCACTCGACGGCCTGTTCAAAGCAGGCAGCGCCGCGTGGACTTTCACCCCGAGCATCAACATTCCGATCTTTCAGGGCGGACGCCTCGTCAACAACCTCGATCTCGCCGAAGCGCGTCGCGTAGAGTCCGTGGCGAATTACGAGAAAACGATTCAAGGCGCATTCCGTGACGTCGCCGATGCGTTGAGTGCACGCCGCTGGCTCGCCGAGCAGGTGACGATTCTGCAAGCAACGCAAGACGCACAGGCGGAACGCGCGCGCCTCGCCAAGCTGCGATACGACCACGGGGCCGCCGCGTTCCTCGAAGTCCTCGATGCACAGCGCGATCTCCTCGCGATCGAACAGACCACGGTGCAGACGCGACGCGCGCTGCTTTCCGCACGCGTGTCGCTCTACACAGCGCTCGGCGGCGGCAGCCGTCTGATGCCTGCGGCCGACACACCCTCGGGACTGTTCGGACAAACACCCCGCGTCGTCGAGCCATCGCCGGGACCGGCGAACGCAGCGCCGACCGTCCAATAA
- a CDS encoding HlyD family secretion protein has product MALPNAKKLVPALIVLVVIGLGWYGWKTYSHTGPGEGFASGNGRIEATEVDIATKMAGRVEAIYVREGDFVKAGQVLAKMQVDTLNAQRDEARAQYQQAVTNVAAIQAQAAARLSDKATAEANVAAREAELDAAQRRLSRSETLSKEGASSVQELDDDRARVRSTRAAVTAAKAQVAAAQSAVEAANAQVTGSKSTVEAAQATISRIEADIADSELKAPRDGRVQYRVAQPGEVLAAGGKVLNLVDLSDVYMTFFLPEAVAGRLAMGAEARIVLDAAPQFVIPASISFVSSTAQFTPKTVETESERQKLMFRVRAQIAPELLQQHLKLVKTGLPGVAWVKTDSKAEWPAQLQTRLPQ; this is encoded by the coding sequence ATGGCACTTCCCAACGCCAAGAAACTCGTTCCGGCCCTGATCGTGCTTGTCGTGATCGGACTGGGATGGTACGGATGGAAGACCTACAGCCACACCGGCCCGGGCGAAGGTTTCGCCAGCGGCAACGGACGCATCGAAGCCACTGAAGTCGATATCGCGACGAAGATGGCCGGACGCGTCGAAGCCATCTACGTGCGCGAAGGCGACTTCGTGAAAGCGGGGCAAGTCCTCGCCAAGATGCAGGTCGACACGCTCAACGCCCAGCGCGACGAAGCACGCGCGCAGTATCAACAGGCCGTGACCAACGTCGCCGCGATTCAGGCACAGGCCGCCGCACGTCTGTCGGACAAGGCGACCGCCGAAGCCAACGTGGCCGCGCGCGAAGCCGAACTCGACGCCGCGCAACGCCGACTCTCTCGCTCGGAAACGCTCTCGAAGGAAGGCGCATCGTCGGTGCAGGAACTCGACGACGACCGCGCGCGCGTGCGCAGCACTCGCGCCGCCGTCACTGCGGCCAAGGCGCAGGTTGCCGCCGCGCAATCGGCCGTGGAAGCGGCAAACGCGCAAGTCACCGGGTCGAAATCGACGGTCGAAGCCGCGCAAGCCACCATCAGTCGGATCGAAGCCGACATCGCCGACAGCGAACTCAAGGCACCGCGCGACGGGCGCGTGCAGTATCGCGTCGCGCAGCCGGGTGAAGTGCTCGCGGCGGGCGGCAAGGTGCTCAACCTCGTCGACCTGTCGGATGTGTACATGACGTTCTTCCTGCCCGAAGCCGTCGCAGGACGCCTCGCGATGGGCGCCGAAGCCCGCATCGTGCTCGACGCCGCGCCGCAGTTCGTCATTCCCGCCAGCATCTCGTTCGTCTCCAGCACAGCGCAGTTCACGCCGAAGACGGTGGAGACCGAAAGCGAGCGTCAGAAGCTGATGTTCCGCGTGCGCGCGCAGATCGCGCCCGAACTGCTGCAACAACATCTGAAGCTCGTGAAGACCGGCCTGCCAGGCGTGGCATGGGTGAAGACCGACAGCAAGGCAGAGTGGCCAGCCCAGTTGCAGACCAGGCTGCCGCAGTGA